One Cardiocondyla obscurior isolate alpha-2009 linkage group LG11, Cobs3.1, whole genome shotgun sequence DNA segment encodes these proteins:
- the LOC139106544 gene encoding inactive CLIP domain-containing serine protease A3 has translation MNGALILLLSLYKLLQNIVFAQVTFDPTATTAIVNQSCQCYPGTTCPAGTVGGFDVRIVNTGTTCPTGYVACCTSGGGGTNPGCGIRRIPPSQHPVGQAAVGAYPWMVAILTNNNGYVGGGVLISATHVLTVAHKVASYRGGDIKVRLGAWDLSAATNNAYPPVEISVAKVTANEYYDPVTLRNDVAVLKLSSAAPIATSLNINTACLPTAAPAAGTSCWVTGWGTTAFIGGTMPTILKEVDVLVVNQPQCQTALRTTRLGASFNLDNSFMCAGGQVGKDACTGDGGSPLVCSTNNGPYQVVGLVTWGIGCASPGVPGVYTSVSSLSSWINDAKMT, from the exons ATGAATGGTGCTTTGATACTTCTGCTGTCGTTGTACAAATTACTGCAAAATATTGTCTTTGCACAGGTCACTTTTGATCCAACTGCAACGA CTGCTATTGTGAATCAGTCGTGTCAGTGCTACCCTGGAACTACCTGTCCTGCGGGCACTGTAGGCGGTTTCGACGTCAGAATAGTGAATACG ggaacAACTTGCCCTACTGGATATGTGGCTTGCTGTACATCTGGCGGAGGCGGTACAAATCCTGGATGTGGTATACGAAGGATACCACCTTCCCAGCACCCGGTAGGACAAGCTGCTGTAGGTGCATATCCGTGGATGGTGGCTATTTTAACAAACAATAACGGTTACGTCGGGGGAGGAGTGCTTATTAGTGCGACGCACGTTCTTACCGTCGCTCATAAAGTGGCGAGCTATAG AGGTGGTGACATTAAAGTAAGATTAGGTGCATGGGACCTCTCAGCTGCAACTAATAATGCCTATCCACCCGTTGAGATCTCCGTGGCAAAGGTTACAGCGAACGAGTATTACGATCCGGTGACACTCCGCAACGATGTAGCAGTGCTTAAATTAAGTTCAGCTGCCCCCATCGCCACTAGTCTTAACATCAACACGGCGTGTTTGCCAACTGCAGCACCTGCCGCAGGAACGAG ttgtTGGGTGACGGGCTGGGGAACAACTGCCTTTATAGGTGGCACAATGCCGACTATTCTAAAAGAGGTGGACGTGCTCGTAGTAAATCAACCACAATGTCAAACAGCCCTTCGTACAACGAGACTCGGTGCTAGTTTCAATCTGGATAATTCTTTTATGTGCGCTGGAGGGCAAGTTGGAAAGGACGCATGCACT ggtGACGGAGGCTCACCGCTGGTGTGTTCAACGAATAACGGGCCATATCAAGTTGTTGGACTGGTTACTTGGGGTATAGGTTGTGCATCTCCAGGAGTACCTGGGGTATATACCAGTGTGTCTAGTTTGTCTTCCTGGATTAATGACGCAAAAatgacataa
- the Znt63c gene encoding proton-coupled zinc antiporter SLC30A1 isoform X2 has translation MGRYTGKKCRLLTMLWLTALFFLVEIVVGYVTNSMALIADSFHMLSDVAALVVAFLSVKMSPKKWSKNTFGWARAEVLGALVNAVFLVALCFSITVEACKRFIEVEEIHEAKLLVGVGALGLLVNVIGLCLFHEHGSGHGHSHGISRSHNRLSTLVGTDDNENDEAYRPSTPQVKRAHGHSHDASQMNMRGVFLHVLSDALGSVIVIVSALIVWLTKWKYRFYIDPALSLLLVILILRSVWPLLQESALILLQTVPTHIQVDAIQQRLLENVDGVLAVHEFHVWQLAGDRIIASAHIRCRNLSEYMKIAEQVKEFFHNEGIHSTTIQPEFIDYHSNSEIKETPTEDCVLDCPKTDKPCNHATCCGPSKQGRETPSPGETPYMCRQRNSLARSTGSIGGTEQQEVNEMERGHLLSLPASHPTSFHSVQVPHPHVNAPTV, from the exons ATGGGTCGCTACACGGGGAAGAAGTGTCGTCTTCTGACAATGTTATGGCTAACAGCTTTATTCTTCTTAGTCGAAATTGTAGTTGGCTATGTCACCAACTCAATGGCTTTAATAGCTGATAGTTTTCACATGTTATCAGACGTGGCTGCTTTGGTGGTAGCATTTCTTTCGGTGAAA ATGTCACCGAAGAAATGGTCTAAGAACACCTTCGGCTGGGCCAGAGCCGAGGTGTTAGGAGCATTGGTAAACGCTGTGTTCTTGGTCGCATTATGCTTTAGTATTACCGTGGAAGCGTGTAAAAGATTTATCGAGGTAGAGGAAATACATGAGGCTAAACTGCTCGTTGGAGTTGGCGCGCTTGGCTTGCTGGTGAACGTAATAGGTTTATGTTTATTCCACG AACATGGAAGTGGTCATGGCCACTCGCATGGTATATCCCGAAGTCACAATAGGCTAAGCACCTTGGTGGGCACAGACGATAATGAAAACGACGAAGCTTATAGACCTTCCACACCCCAAGTAAAACGAGCGCATGGCCATTCGCACGATGCAAGTCAGATGAACATGCGAGGAGTATTTCTTCATGTACTTTCTGATGCGTTAGGGTCCGTCATTGTAATTGTATCAGCCCTAATTGTGTGGCTGACCAAATGGAAATATAG ATTTTACATCGATCCTGCACTCTCGCTTTTATTAGTCATTCTCATTCTGCGTTCAGTATGGCCGTTACTTCAAGAATCAGCTTTAATTCTATTGCAAACTGTGCCAACACATATTCAG GTCGATGCTATACAGCAACGTTTGTTGGAGAATGTAGACGGTGTATTAGCCGTACATGAGTTTCATGTGTGGCAATTGGCAGGTGATCGTATTATAGCTAGCGCACATATAAGATGTAGAAATCTTTCtgaatatatgaaaattgcCGAACAAGTTAAAGAATTTTTCCATAATGAGGGTATACACTCGACCACTATTCAACCAGAATTTATCgat TACCATTCTAATAGCGAAATTAAAGAGACTCCGACGGAAGATTGTGTGTTGGACTGCCCAAAGACTGATAAGCCGTGCAATCATGCAACGTGCTGTGGTCCTTCCAAACAA GGTCGTGAAACTCCTTCACCTGGAGAGACGCCATACATGTGCAGACAGCGTAATAGCCTGGCGCGTTCGACTGGCTCTATAGGAGGAACAGAGCAACAAGAAGTGAATGAAATGGAGCGCGGACACTTGTTATCACTGCCCGCTTCGCATCCAACATCGTTCCACTCCGTCCAAGTTCCGCATCCTCATGTTAATGCACCAACTGTTTGA
- the Znt63c gene encoding proton-coupled zinc antiporter SLC30A1 isoform X1, which produces MGRYTGKKCRLLTMLWLTALFFLVEIVVGYVTNSMALIADSFHMLSDVAALVVAFLSVKMSPKKWSKNTFGWARAEVLGALVNAVFLVALCFSITVEACKRFIEVEEIHEAKLLVGVGALGLLVNVIGLCLFHEHGSGHGHSHGISRSHNRLSTLVGTDDNENDEAYRPSTPQVKRAHGHSHDASQMNMRGVFLHVLSDALGSVIVIVSALIVWLTKWKYRFYIDPALSLLLVILILRSVWPLLQESALILLQTVPTHIQVDAIQQRLLENVDGVLAVHEFHVWQLAGDRIIASAHIRCRNLSEYMKIAEQVKEFFHNEGIHSTTIQPEFIDYHSNSEIKETPTEDCVLDCPKTDKPCNHATCCGPSKQYIMERDISSSSKYSRSEYVGQCLEGIKSESNATIDRDSSSTTSGNLNSILHPYKSTVISICKKNINQFLIALKRLEN; this is translated from the exons ATGGGTCGCTACACGGGGAAGAAGTGTCGTCTTCTGACAATGTTATGGCTAACAGCTTTATTCTTCTTAGTCGAAATTGTAGTTGGCTATGTCACCAACTCAATGGCTTTAATAGCTGATAGTTTTCACATGTTATCAGACGTGGCTGCTTTGGTGGTAGCATTTCTTTCGGTGAAA ATGTCACCGAAGAAATGGTCTAAGAACACCTTCGGCTGGGCCAGAGCCGAGGTGTTAGGAGCATTGGTAAACGCTGTGTTCTTGGTCGCATTATGCTTTAGTATTACCGTGGAAGCGTGTAAAAGATTTATCGAGGTAGAGGAAATACATGAGGCTAAACTGCTCGTTGGAGTTGGCGCGCTTGGCTTGCTGGTGAACGTAATAGGTTTATGTTTATTCCACG AACATGGAAGTGGTCATGGCCACTCGCATGGTATATCCCGAAGTCACAATAGGCTAAGCACCTTGGTGGGCACAGACGATAATGAAAACGACGAAGCTTATAGACCTTCCACACCCCAAGTAAAACGAGCGCATGGCCATTCGCACGATGCAAGTCAGATGAACATGCGAGGAGTATTTCTTCATGTACTTTCTGATGCGTTAGGGTCCGTCATTGTAATTGTATCAGCCCTAATTGTGTGGCTGACCAAATGGAAATATAG ATTTTACATCGATCCTGCACTCTCGCTTTTATTAGTCATTCTCATTCTGCGTTCAGTATGGCCGTTACTTCAAGAATCAGCTTTAATTCTATTGCAAACTGTGCCAACACATATTCAG GTCGATGCTATACAGCAACGTTTGTTGGAGAATGTAGACGGTGTATTAGCCGTACATGAGTTTCATGTGTGGCAATTGGCAGGTGATCGTATTATAGCTAGCGCACATATAAGATGTAGAAATCTTTCtgaatatatgaaaattgcCGAACAAGTTAAAGAATTTTTCCATAATGAGGGTATACACTCGACCACTATTCAACCAGAATTTATCgat TACCATTCTAATAGCGAAATTAAAGAGACTCCGACGGAAGATTGTGTGTTGGACTGCCCAAAGACTGATAAGCCGTGCAATCATGCAACGTGCTGTGGTCCTTCCAAACAA TATATCATGGAAAGAGATATAAGTTCTTCATCTAAGTATTCTAGATCAGAATACGTCGGACAATGTTTAGAAGGAATAAAATCAGAATCAAACGCAACTATAGATCGCGATAGTTCATCTACTACATCTGGAAACCTAAATTCTATACTTCATCCATATAAAAGTACAGTTATATCCatttgcaagaaaaatattaatcaatttttaattgctttaaaaCGTTTGGAGAATTAA
- the Pex16 gene encoding peroxisomal membrane protein PEX16 isoform X2 encodes MPNLIVFCNDLLMYSSKRQHLKIPQFDSKIKIWLTVVEYTETLLEVSAKKLWGPKGKWLIIVIVQLFKAVLRLLSIHMYKERITKSPATPPLNREKFNKVINGVNDDVVSKEGFMLKRSGTVIRSVKYSVPIKTRTWKALPSIIDENKNLRNEQKQKSERNLKLAESLYVTKPLLHLGCMYVTSQNHWPPWILSLIIDITSLKILTRCASKALFSKEEEEELVRRRLSLLLYILRSPFYDKYSRNKINTLLDTLSTSVPLAKYLASAVKKNLPYMQSTYFYMWSR; translated from the exons ATGCCGAACCTGATCGTGTTCTGCAACGATCTGCTTATGTATAGTAGTAAACGTCAACACCTCAAGATACCGCAGTTTGACTCAAAGATCAAAATCTGGTTGACCGTAGTGGAGTACACGGAGACGTTGCTCGAGGTGTCCGCTAAGAAGTTATGGGGCCCTAAGGGAAAGTGGCTGATAATCgtaattgtacaattgtttAA GGCTGTGCTGCGACTGCTATCAATCCACATGTACAAGGAACGTATAACAAAGAGCCCAGCAACTCCACCTCTTAACAGAGAGAAGTTCAATAAGGTTATCAATGGGGTTAACGATGACGTGGTGTCCAAAGAGGGTTTCATGCTGAAAAGATCGGGTACCGTTATTCGCAGCGTAAAGTATTCGGTTCCTATAAAAACCCGAACGTGGAAGGCATTGCCTTCCATTATAGATGAGAATAAAAACTTgagaaatgaacaaaaacagaaatctgAAAGGAATCTTAAGTTAGCTGAG AGTCTTTATGTAACAAAGCCATTGCTACATCTTGGATGTATGTATGTTACCAGTCAGAATCACTGGCCACCGTGGATATTATCGCTTATTATCGACATAACCAG TTTGAAAATCTTAACGCGTTGCGCCTCGAAAGCTCTGTTCAGcaaagaagaggaagaagaactCGTGCGCCGAAGATTAAGCTTGTTATTGTACATTTTGCGATCACCGTTTTACGACAAATACAGCCGTAACAAGATAAACACGTTACTCGACACGTTATCTACCTCTGTGCCTCTTGCCAAGTACTTAGCAAgcgctgttaaaaaaaatttaccgtaTATGCAGAGTACGTATTTTTACATGTGGTCACGCTAA
- the Pex16 gene encoding peroxisomal membrane protein PEX16 isoform X1 — protein MASCINSTLNNLLGSYKKWIVANPQLLTDIEATVRCLSYFSFGQFRDSTLAVELIYSMPNLIVFCNDLLMYSSKRQHLKIPQFDSKIKIWLTVVEYTETLLEVSAKKLWGPKGKWLIIVIVQLFKAVLRLLSIHMYKERITKSPATPPLNREKFNKVINGVNDDVVSKEGFMLKRSGTVIRSVKYSVPIKTRTWKALPSIIDENKNLRNEQKQKSERNLKLAESLYVTKPLLHLGCMYVTSQNHWPPWILSLIIDITSLKILTRCASKALFSKEEEEELVRRRLSLLLYILRSPFYDKYSRNKINTLLDTLSTSVPLAKYLASAVKKNLPYMQSTYFYMWSR, from the exons ATGGCAAGTTGTATCAATTCCACGTTAAACAATCTGCTCGGATCCTACAAGAAATGGATCGTGGCAAACCCGCAGCTCCTGACCGACATCGAGGCCACCGTCAGATGTTTGTCTTATTTTAGTTTTG GACAATTCCGCGATTCGACTCTGGCCGTCGAGCTGATTTACTCCATGCCGAACCTGATCGTGTTCTGCAACGATCTGCTTATGTATAGTAGTAAACGTCAACACCTCAAGATACCGCAGTTTGACTCAAAGATCAAAATCTGGTTGACCGTAGTGGAGTACACGGAGACGTTGCTCGAGGTGTCCGCTAAGAAGTTATGGGGCCCTAAGGGAAAGTGGCTGATAATCgtaattgtacaattgtttAA GGCTGTGCTGCGACTGCTATCAATCCACATGTACAAGGAACGTATAACAAAGAGCCCAGCAACTCCACCTCTTAACAGAGAGAAGTTCAATAAGGTTATCAATGGGGTTAACGATGACGTGGTGTCCAAAGAGGGTTTCATGCTGAAAAGATCGGGTACCGTTATTCGCAGCGTAAAGTATTCGGTTCCTATAAAAACCCGAACGTGGAAGGCATTGCCTTCCATTATAGATGAGAATAAAAACTTgagaaatgaacaaaaacagaaatctgAAAGGAATCTTAAGTTAGCTGAG AGTCTTTATGTAACAAAGCCATTGCTACATCTTGGATGTATGTATGTTACCAGTCAGAATCACTGGCCACCGTGGATATTATCGCTTATTATCGACATAACCAG TTTGAAAATCTTAACGCGTTGCGCCTCGAAAGCTCTGTTCAGcaaagaagaggaagaagaactCGTGCGCCGAAGATTAAGCTTGTTATTGTACATTTTGCGATCACCGTTTTACGACAAATACAGCCGTAACAAGATAAACACGTTACTCGACACGTTATCTACCTCTGTGCCTCTTGCCAAGTACTTAGCAAgcgctgttaaaaaaaatttaccgtaTATGCAGAGTACGTATTTTTACATGTGGTCACGCTAA